A stretch of the Actinomyces qiguomingii genome encodes the following:
- a CDS encoding DUF501 domain-containing protein, producing MTVNSTDLETLRAQLGRAPRGVVDVAARCVCGRPTVVRTAPRLPDGSPFPTLFYLSHPAAVRGCSTLEAEHLMEDFNRRLAQDSELAAAYAAAHADYLDRRAELGSPEEIAGVSAGGMPARVKCLHALLAHTLAVGRGVNPIGDLTLEVLRERELWDPARCSC from the coding sequence ATGACCGTGAACAGCACCGACCTGGAGACGCTGCGTGCACAGCTGGGGCGTGCGCCACGCGGTGTCGTCGACGTCGCCGCCCGCTGCGTATGCGGCCGGCCCACCGTGGTACGCACCGCCCCCCGGCTGCCCGACGGCTCGCCCTTCCCGACCCTGTTCTACCTCAGTCACCCGGCGGCCGTGCGCGGCTGCTCCACCCTTGAGGCGGAGCACCTGATGGAGGACTTCAACCGACGTCTGGCGCAGGACTCCGAACTGGCCGCCGCATACGCGGCCGCCCACGCCGACTACCTGGACCGCCGCGCCGAGCTTGGAAGCCCGGAGGAGATCGCCGGCGTGTCTGCCGGGGGCATGCCCGCCCGGGTCAAATGCTTGCATGCGCTGCTCGCCCATACCCTCGCCGTCGGCCGCGGTGTCAACCCGATCGGCGACCTGACTCTGGAGGTGCTGCGCGAGCGCGAACTCTGGGATCCCGCGCGCTGCTCGTGCTGA
- a CDS encoding exopolyphosphatase, protein MTRVAAIDCGTNTIRLLVADALPDPHTGGVNLRPVHRSSTIVRLGQGVDRTGRLDAEALERTLRVVREYADTCATLNVPLDADHARFVATSATRDAENREEFTGGVHAALGIVPEVVSGQEEARLSFAGSLLGTGDRPGGDDDAPPGPRLVVDLGGGSTELVLGVTAPQAAYSMNTGSVRITERHLADGVTPDAERAARAEVRALLDRAADAVDFGAATRLVGLAGTISTVTAHALGLDVFDHDAIDGAELSLDRVLASCDAIVHSTASERKSWGYLLPGRRDVIAAGALVWSEVVARVTADTAAAGHPLTATVTSLSDILDGIAVSLVAAGEPT, encoded by the coding sequence ATGACCCGCGTAGCCGCTATCGACTGCGGCACCAACACCATCCGCCTGCTCGTCGCCGACGCCCTGCCGGACCCGCACACCGGCGGCGTCAACCTGCGCCCCGTGCACCGCTCGAGCACGATCGTTCGGCTGGGCCAGGGCGTGGACCGCACTGGCCGTCTGGACGCCGAGGCGCTCGAGCGCACGCTGCGAGTTGTACGCGAATACGCCGACACCTGTGCCACACTGAACGTCCCCCTCGATGCCGACCATGCCCGCTTCGTCGCCACCTCCGCCACCCGCGACGCCGAGAACCGGGAGGAGTTCACGGGTGGGGTGCACGCCGCCCTCGGCATCGTTCCCGAGGTCGTCTCCGGTCAGGAGGAGGCGCGCCTGTCATTCGCTGGTTCCCTGCTGGGCACCGGCGACCGGCCGGGAGGGGACGACGACGCTCCACCGGGGCCGCGGCTCGTCGTAGACCTGGGGGGAGGCTCCACGGAGCTCGTACTCGGTGTCACCGCTCCCCAGGCCGCCTACTCGATGAACACCGGTTCGGTGCGTATAACCGAGCGGCACCTTGCCGACGGCGTCACCCCTGACGCCGAACGGGCGGCGCGCGCGGAGGTGCGCGCCTTGCTTGACCGGGCCGCCGACGCCGTGGACTTCGGGGCCGCCACCCGGCTAGTCGGTCTGGCCGGCACCATCTCCACGGTTACGGCGCATGCGCTCGGTCTGGACGTCTTCGACCATGATGCCATCGACGGCGCCGAACTGAGCCTGGACCGCGTGCTGGCCTCGTGCGACGCGATCGTGCACTCCACCGCCTCCGAGCGGAAGTCGTGGGGGTACCTGCTGCCCGGGCGCCGTGACGTCATCGCCGCCGGAGCACTGGTGTGGAGCGAGGTGGTGGCGCGGGTGACGGCCGATACCGCCGCCGCAGGGCACCCACTGACCGCTACCGTCACCAGCCTGTCGGACATACTTGACGGAATCGCCGTCTCGCTGGTCGCCGCCGGGGAGCCGACGTGA
- a CDS encoding FtsB family cell division protein, protein MRLLILAGVVVLAFVVVFPSLRGYLIQRAQYDAVLNEIEEARATSTALEEELTRWHDDDYVKAQARERLSYVMPGETTYVVVGADKFAEDDSTGSSRNAAEERAPWYQELRESARVAGQVEEEESDDPARQGWSTPSPRPTATPQPSPTPSATTSAEESGDQQ, encoded by the coding sequence ATGCGGCTGCTGATCCTTGCCGGAGTGGTGGTACTCGCATTCGTGGTGGTATTTCCGTCGTTACGCGGCTATCTGATCCAGCGCGCCCAGTATGACGCTGTCCTGAATGAGATCGAGGAGGCCCGGGCCACTTCCACTGCTCTGGAGGAGGAGTTGACGCGCTGGCACGATGACGATTATGTCAAGGCCCAGGCTCGTGAGCGCCTGTCCTATGTGATGCCCGGTGAGACCACCTACGTCGTCGTCGGGGCGGACAAATTCGCGGAGGACGACTCTACGGGCTCCTCTCGGAATGCCGCCGAGGAACGCGCGCCGTGGTATCAGGAACTGCGCGAGTCGGCCCGTGTGGCCGGACAGGTCGAGGAGGAGGAATCCGACGACCCCGCCCGCCAGGGTTGGTCCACCCCCTCACCCCGGCCCACGGCTACGCCGCAGCCGAGCCCAACGCCGTCGGCCACAACCTCCGCGGAGGAGTCGGGAGACCAGCAATGA
- a CDS encoding DUF5979 domain-containing protein — translation MPSTVNARAVGRAAAVAVAVMALLFGFVTPLQARAAVNEGIAINDLKLVKSDRDGNNAAGALTTQDVAKLSYSWDATGATVNPGDSFSIDLGAYFKNLESPKTVPMNVTYNGAQTEIGSCTLTEKTIECTFSESVTALKNAGFTNFKGSGEALLLITQTTDAKEVDMTINGSKKVSVSLPGSGGISGVQPVVYTPFKLTKMSAVINSTSSSMIWEINFGSDYIKEQLAGGANPIQVDGTTRQTITFTDTLGSGMSFGSDMSRWYFMVRNSAAEPSLPGVNVTNAAGTDLNTNYGDFDMTVSIKGQVATITVTGPFAARTNYKISYPVTFTSQSGKAIAGVQYGNSASLNDSGAEGEFTRSYTDSFKVTVQMDPGFGGFEILKTLSGPGVDAVDVAGTTLPVTVAYTLPGPASSYDGWDAPGTLNDDGVTGTTTMSVSIGKTNTYPATFPQGTVITLSEDTAGASLQPQGYVWGSPIFRVGNQETATLTIVDRTSTQVTLNNVAEEIPGTFQVRKEISGLDGVPEASQKDFTFTYTCSDGKSGTVTAKGDGQAVQADQTFAPGTTCEVTENADSAQVDGYSLSAPESQTVTIAAPTEEEPAVTASFTNTYTRDTGSFSVVKLLQGGPEGNGQTSFSINYTCDDGTQGTLSVPGDGTEVESPKIPTGATCTLSEDAASAAREGYSVDVSLSPESVTIGKDRISAVTVTNTYTRDTGSFSVLKKVEGDYSPTDEDSVKVSYTCNDPADTSGTLELPMDGTPVSGPTLPTGTECKLQEDANSAAREGYSVATSYSDTSVTVVKGSTPSVTVTNNYERLTGGFAISKTVEGDGALLAPAEFTFTYTCTDELTGQATGPEEVTVSAGESVNISGVKTGSCKVSEKDASVAGTSVSTLLTVNGKAVDGDAATFDVTSGDEAAVAVSATNTYTLERGTFSVSKAVEGDGSDAISKRSFVFDYTCTSVEGEHRGEILVPGDGTITASGLRLPLGAECTVTERSASAQVEGYDVVTPQAQSLTISEKDTTKALSFTNTYTRHTGSFSVLKTVTGAQAGDKEFTFSYSCTNDEKGALTAKADGQSVSGPKLPTGTQCTITEDQATAELDGYSLTAPAAQTVTISEKDEVVATTFTNAYTEIPAPTPKPSEPTPSATPVAPGPSLARTGIAVGLPIALALAGLVGGVILVRRRRA, via the coding sequence GTGCCCTCAACCGTGAATGCCCGGGCAGTGGGCCGGGCAGCGGCAGTCGCCGTGGCGGTCATGGCCCTACTCTTCGGCTTCGTGACGCCCCTGCAGGCCCGCGCCGCCGTCAATGAGGGGATCGCGATCAATGACCTCAAACTGGTCAAGTCCGACCGGGACGGCAACAACGCAGCTGGCGCGCTGACGACGCAGGATGTCGCCAAGCTGTCCTACTCCTGGGACGCCACCGGCGCTACTGTGAACCCGGGGGACTCCTTCTCGATCGACCTGGGCGCCTACTTCAAGAACCTGGAGAGCCCCAAGACGGTCCCGATGAACGTGACCTACAACGGCGCCCAGACCGAGATCGGCTCGTGCACCCTGACCGAGAAGACGATTGAGTGCACCTTCTCCGAGAGCGTCACCGCGCTCAAGAACGCAGGGTTCACGAACTTCAAGGGTTCGGGTGAGGCGCTGCTGCTCATCACGCAGACCACCGACGCGAAGGAGGTGGACATGACCATCAACGGCAGCAAGAAGGTGAGCGTTAGCCTGCCCGGCTCCGGGGGCATCTCCGGCGTCCAGCCGGTGGTCTACACCCCCTTCAAGCTCACCAAGATGTCCGCGGTCATCAACTCGACCTCCTCCTCCATGATCTGGGAGATCAACTTCGGCTCGGACTACATCAAGGAGCAGCTCGCCGGGGGTGCCAACCCCATCCAGGTCGATGGCACCACCCGTCAGACCATCACCTTCACCGACACCCTCGGTTCCGGCATGTCTTTCGGCTCCGACATGAGCCGGTGGTACTTCATGGTGCGCAACAGCGCCGCCGAGCCAAGTCTGCCGGGTGTCAATGTCACTAACGCGGCGGGCACGGACCTGAACACGAACTATGGTGACTTCGATATGACGGTGTCCATCAAGGGGCAGGTCGCCACCATCACGGTCACCGGCCCCTTCGCCGCCCGGACCAACTACAAGATCTCCTACCCGGTGACCTTCACCTCCCAGAGCGGCAAGGCGATTGCCGGAGTGCAGTACGGCAACTCGGCCTCCCTCAACGACTCCGGAGCCGAGGGCGAGTTCACCCGCAGCTACACCGACTCCTTCAAGGTGACCGTGCAGATGGATCCGGGATTTGGAGGATTTGAGATCCTCAAGACGCTGTCTGGTCCCGGTGTGGACGCCGTTGACGTAGCCGGCACGACCCTGCCGGTGACTGTTGCGTACACCCTGCCCGGGCCGGCCAGCTCCTATGACGGCTGGGATGCGCCCGGCACATTGAATGACGACGGCGTGACTGGGACCACCACCATGTCGGTGAGTATCGGGAAGACCAACACCTACCCGGCGACCTTCCCCCAGGGCACCGTCATCACCCTGTCCGAGGACACCGCCGGCGCCTCGCTGCAACCGCAGGGCTACGTCTGGGGCAGCCCCATCTTCCGGGTGGGCAACCAGGAGACCGCGACGCTGACCATTGTCGACCGGACCTCCACCCAGGTCACCCTCAACAACGTCGCCGAGGAGATCCCGGGAACCTTCCAGGTTCGCAAGGAGATCTCCGGACTGGACGGCGTGCCGGAGGCCTCACAGAAGGACTTCACCTTCACCTACACCTGCTCCGACGGCAAGTCGGGAACCGTGACCGCCAAGGGTGACGGCCAGGCCGTCCAGGCCGACCAGACCTTCGCTCCGGGCACCACCTGTGAGGTCACTGAGAACGCCGACTCCGCCCAGGTGGATGGCTACTCGCTGAGCGCACCGGAGTCACAGACCGTGACCATCGCGGCGCCCACCGAGGAGGAGCCCGCCGTGACGGCCTCCTTCACCAACACCTACACGCGTGACACCGGCTCATTCTCGGTGGTTAAGCTCCTTCAGGGCGGGCCCGAGGGGAATGGCCAAACCTCATTCTCCATCAACTACACCTGTGACGACGGCACGCAGGGTACGCTGAGCGTCCCCGGCGACGGCACCGAGGTGGAATCCCCCAAGATTCCCACGGGAGCCACGTGCACGCTGAGTGAGGACGCCGCGTCCGCCGCCCGGGAAGGCTACTCGGTTGACGTATCGCTGTCCCCGGAGTCGGTGACCATCGGCAAGGACCGGATCTCGGCGGTGACGGTGACCAACACCTACACGCGTGACACCGGCTCATTCTCGGTGCTCAAGAAGGTGGAAGGCGACTACTCTCCGACCGATGAGGACTCGGTGAAGGTCTCCTACACCTGTAACGATCCCGCCGACACCTCTGGAACACTGGAGTTGCCGATGGACGGGACGCCGGTCTCGGGACCGACCCTGCCCACGGGAACCGAATGCAAGCTGCAGGAGGACGCCAACTCGGCGGCCCGGGAGGGCTACTCGGTGGCCACGTCCTACTCCGACACCTCCGTCACCGTGGTCAAGGGCTCCACGCCGTCGGTGACGGTGACCAACAACTATGAACGCCTCACGGGCGGGTTCGCCATCTCCAAGACGGTTGAGGGCGACGGTGCGCTGCTGGCACCGGCCGAGTTCACCTTTACCTACACCTGCACCGATGAGCTCACCGGTCAAGCCACCGGTCCGGAGGAGGTGACGGTAAGCGCCGGTGAGAGCGTGAATATCTCCGGCGTGAAGACCGGCTCGTGCAAGGTAAGCGAGAAGGACGCCTCGGTGGCGGGGACCTCGGTCTCCACGCTCCTGACCGTCAACGGCAAGGCCGTCGACGGCGACGCCGCGACCTTCGATGTCACCAGTGGTGACGAGGCGGCCGTGGCGGTCTCCGCGACCAACACCTACACCCTGGAGCGTGGCACCTTCAGCGTGTCCAAGGCGGTGGAGGGCGACGGCTCTGACGCCATCAGCAAGAGGTCCTTCGTCTTCGATTACACCTGCACCTCGGTCGAGGGTGAGCACAGGGGCGAGATCCTGGTTCCCGGTGACGGCACCATCACCGCCTCCGGACTCCGGCTGCCGCTGGGGGCCGAGTGCACCGTGACGGAGAGGTCCGCATCGGCCCAGGTCGAGGGCTACGACGTCGTCACCCCGCAGGCGCAGAGCCTGACGATCAGCGAGAAGGACACCACCAAGGCCCTGTCCTTCACCAACACCTACACGCGCCACACGGGCTCCTTCTCGGTGCTCAAGACGGTGACGGGTGCACAGGCCGGAGACAAGGAGTTCACCTTCTCCTACAGCTGCACCAACGATGAGAAGGGAGCGCTGACGGCCAAGGCGGACGGGCAGTCCGTGAGCGGCCCGAAGCTGCCCACCGGCACCCAGTGCACCATCACCGAGGACCAGGCCACCGCCGAGCTTGATGGCTACAGCCTGACCGCCCCGGCGGCCCAGACGGTGACGATCTCGGAGAAGGACGAGGTGGTGGCCACCACCTTCACCAACGCCTACACCGAGATTCCCGCACCCACGCCGAAGCCCTCCGAGCCGACGCCGTCGGCGACTCCTGTCGCCCCCGGGCCTTCCCTGGCCCGTACCGGTATCGCTGTGGGTCTGCCTATCGCCTTGGCGCTGGCCGGCCTTGTCGGTGGTGTGATTCTGGTCCGCCGCCGCAGGGCCTGA
- a CDS encoding 50S ribosomal protein L25/general stress protein Ctc, with protein MPANAIALDATDRTEFGKGSSRRARRAGQVPAVVYGHGTEPRHFLLDEHATRLALRGNENALVELNVGGESLLAIAKDVQRHPIRPGVQHVDFLLVNRNEKVDVEVPIVVTGVPTPGTMHIIELSHVLVSAPAIAIPEGIDVDITGVEAGTAIHVSDLTLPEDVEAVTEADTDVVNITLEGIAAAEETPAETAQAEASAAEAE; from the coding sequence ATGCCCGCCAACGCCATCGCGCTTGACGCCACTGACCGCACCGAGTTCGGCAAGGGCTCCTCCCGCCGTGCCCGCCGTGCCGGCCAGGTGCCCGCCGTCGTCTACGGCCACGGCACCGAGCCCCGTCACTTCCTGCTGGACGAGCACGCCACTCGTCTGGCACTGCGCGGCAACGAGAACGCCCTGGTGGAGCTGAATGTGGGCGGAGAGTCCCTGCTTGCCATCGCCAAGGATGTGCAGCGCCATCCGATTCGTCCGGGCGTGCAGCACGTCGACTTCCTCCTGGTCAACCGCAATGAGAAGGTTGATGTCGAGGTCCCCATCGTCGTGACCGGTGTTCCCACGCCCGGCACCATGCACATCATTGAACTGTCCCACGTGCTTGTGTCCGCCCCGGCCATCGCCATCCCGGAAGGCATTGACGTGGACATCACCGGTGTTGAGGCTGGAACGGCTATCCATGTATCGGACCTGACTCTGCCCGAGGACGTCGAGGCAGTCACCGAGGCCGACACCGACGTCGTCAACATCACTCTGGAGGGCATTGCGGCTGCTGAGGAGACTCCGGCTGAGACCGCCCAGGCTGAAGCGTCCGCCG
- the eno gene encoding phosphopyruvate hydratase, protein MALIENVHAREILDSRGNPTLEVEILLEDGSSARAAVPSGASTGAFEAVELRDGDKDRYLGKGVEKAVANVNDTIAPEVIGFDAADQRGLDRLMMELDGTPNKGKLGANAILGVSLAAAAASADSAGLDLYQYIGGPNAHTLPVPMMNIMNGGSHADSNVDIQEFMIAPIGAPTFREALRMGAEVYHSLKAVVKGRGLSTGLGDEGGFAPNLDSNREALELIVEAIEKAGYTPGKDVALAMDVASTEFFDAETKTYQFEGEARDNDFMVDYYEKLITDFPIVSIEDPLSEDEWDDWKALTDKIGDRVQLVGDDFFVTNPERLAKGIELGAANALLVKVNQIGSLTETLEAVEMAHRAGYKTMTSHRSGETEDVTIADLAVATNSGQIKTGAPARGERINKYNQLLRIEEALGEDAVYAGANAFPRFKA, encoded by the coding sequence GTGGCCCTCATTGAGAACGTTCACGCGCGCGAGATCCTCGACTCTCGCGGCAACCCGACCCTTGAGGTCGAGATCCTCCTGGAGGACGGCTCCTCCGCCCGTGCCGCCGTCCCCTCCGGCGCCTCCACCGGAGCCTTCGAGGCCGTCGAGCTCCGCGACGGCGACAAGGACCGCTACCTCGGCAAGGGTGTCGAGAAGGCAGTCGCCAACGTCAATGACACCATCGCCCCCGAGGTCATCGGCTTCGACGCCGCAGATCAGCGTGGTCTTGACCGCCTCATGATGGAACTGGATGGCACCCCCAACAAGGGCAAGCTGGGCGCCAACGCCATCCTGGGGGTGTCGCTGGCCGCCGCGGCCGCCTCCGCCGACTCCGCCGGCCTGGACCTGTACCAGTACATCGGCGGCCCCAATGCCCACACGCTGCCCGTTCCGATGATGAACATCATGAACGGTGGCTCTCACGCGGACTCCAACGTGGACATTCAGGAGTTCATGATCGCCCCGATCGGCGCCCCCACCTTCCGTGAGGCGCTGCGCATGGGTGCCGAGGTCTACCACTCGCTCAAGGCCGTCGTGAAGGGCCGCGGCCTGTCCACCGGTCTGGGTGACGAGGGCGGTTTCGCCCCCAACCTCGACTCCAACCGCGAGGCGCTCGAGCTGATCGTCGAGGCCATTGAGAAGGCCGGCTACACGCCCGGCAAGGACGTGGCTCTGGCCATGGACGTCGCCTCCACGGAGTTTTTCGACGCCGAGACCAAGACCTACCAGTTCGAGGGCGAGGCCCGCGACAACGACTTCATGGTCGACTACTACGAGAAGCTCATCACCGACTTCCCGATCGTCTCCATTGAGGACCCGCTGTCGGAGGACGAGTGGGACGACTGGAAGGCCCTGACTGACAAGATCGGCGACCGGGTGCAGTTGGTTGGTGACGACTTCTTCGTCACCAACCCTGAGCGTCTGGCCAAGGGTATCGAGCTTGGTGCTGCCAATGCCCTGCTGGTCAAGGTCAACCAGATCGGCTCGCTGACCGAGACCCTGGAGGCCGTGGAGATGGCGCACCGCGCCGGCTACAAGACCATGACCTCGCACCGCTCCGGCGAGACCGAGGACGTCACCATCGCGGATCTGGCGGTGGCCACCAACTCCGGCCAGATCAAGACTGGCGCGCCGGCCCGCGGCGAGCGCATCAACAAGTACAACCAGCTGCTGCGCATTGAGGAGGCCCTGGGCGAGGACGCTGTCTACGCCGGCGCCAACGCCTTCCCGCGTTTCAAGGCCTGA
- a CDS encoding type I 3-dehydroquinate dehydratase, whose translation MIRDGARGGVPAVSAGAASQRAAESGQAVRPAVDAVVDGIDPVVQHVEEIRDRLRARGLAAPGSPACSRPATWGGATLGGERPAIAVATTGTDATACAAQAAAARRAGADLVELRADLLTSPEGVSGSVSEQGETPLHAPRELVRAWLVAARAVGEVLRGSGMPVLFTVRTAKEGGGFDFDDVAYRAALMDVVAMLARERAARDSKTEAGCGTQTMNRRGRADTTADEAAQTQNGGAVAAIDVELARGELPALVQLARRAGIDVVASSHDFAAAPDDQELMRRLHAMQDAGAAVAKIAVTPADTTEAERVLGAAARARGELDIPVVVIAMGWAGAVSRLAGGVFGSALTFATAGSAASAPGQLPIARVRAARSALHP comes from the coding sequence GTGATCCGGGACGGCGCGCGGGGCGGGGTGCCCGCAGTGTCGGCGGGCGCGGCGTCGCAGCGAGCCGCTGAATCTGGCCAGGCGGTGCGGCCCGCGGTCGATGCCGTCGTGGACGGAATCGATCCTGTGGTGCAGCACGTGGAGGAGATCCGAGATCGTCTGCGGGCGCGCGGTCTCGCAGCGCCCGGCTCACCGGCGTGCTCGCGGCCGGCCACATGGGGCGGGGCGACGCTGGGCGGGGAAAGGCCCGCGATAGCGGTGGCCACCACCGGAACCGACGCTACTGCATGCGCCGCTCAGGCGGCGGCCGCCCGCCGGGCCGGTGCGGATCTGGTCGAGCTGCGCGCCGATCTGTTGACCTCGCCGGAAGGTGTATCTGGGAGTGTGTCGGAGCAGGGGGAGACGCCGTTGCATGCGCCGCGTGAACTGGTCCGGGCCTGGTTGGTGGCTGCCCGCGCCGTCGGGGAAGTGCTGCGCGGCTCCGGCATGCCGGTACTGTTCACGGTTCGCACCGCCAAAGAAGGGGGTGGCTTCGACTTCGATGACGTCGCCTACCGTGCCGCGCTAATGGACGTGGTCGCCATGCTCGCCCGTGAGCGCGCCGCTCGGGATTCGAAAACAGAAGCGGGCTGCGGTACGCAGACGATGAACCGGCGAGGGCGCGCCGATACGACGGCGGACGAAGCGGCGCAGACTCAGAACGGTGGGGCCGTCGCCGCAATTGATGTTGAACTCGCACGCGGCGAGCTGCCGGCGCTGGTGCAACTGGCGCGCCGCGCCGGAATTGATGTGGTGGCCTCCAGTCACGACTTCGCCGCCGCCCCGGATGACCAGGAGTTGATGCGCCGGCTGCATGCCATGCAGGATGCCGGGGCAGCCGTGGCCAAGATCGCCGTCACTCCGGCGGATACGACGGAGGCTGAACGGGTATTGGGGGCGGCGGCCCGCGCCCGGGGGGAACTGGACATCCCGGTGGTGGTCATAGCCATGGGCTGGGCCGGGGCCGTGAGTCGGCTGGCCGGCGGGGTGTTCGGTTCGGCATTGACCTTTGCCACGGCCGGAAGCGCCGCCTCCGCACCGGGCCAGTTGCCCATAGCGCGGGTGCGCGCCGCCCGGTCAGCACTGCATCCCTGA